Proteins encoded within one genomic window of Nordella sp. HKS 07:
- a CDS encoding tyrosine-type recombinase/integrase — MARTLNEAPVTTANARSKLVTGEYARRLDADAALWYRKGVRGGVWFARWRNHGPGANYKQKPIGPANDLNDKPTDGLFTFLQAEKRARDIIAEARQAITAEADGPAPTVRSAVKSYVAERDDRASRRKGLAVRSDAAQRLGRYVLGHTKRGKRKAIPAAPLADAALHALTETDLKKWRASLPAQLKATTRQRLINDVKAALNSGYEAHRATMPASLPTIIKHGLKAEKIDDDEAVPLARENQILTDAQVSALIGAARAVDAEQGWDDDLFRIILVLAATGARFSQIARMKVGDVQRAHGRLMVPVSRKGKGKSGQIAVQVGRDVLDELQRVVTGRKPDTRLLERWRFEQRPGGIEWHRADRGPWLSSSELVRPWGEIRQRAGLPSAIPYALRHSSIVRGIRANLPIRLVAALHDTSVPMIERHYSKWIVDGLEELAAKAIVPLVPQDSGGKVIILKSGM; from the coding sequence ATGGCACGGACATTGAACGAAGCGCCAGTCACCACAGCCAATGCCCGCTCGAAACTCGTAACGGGTGAATATGCAAGGCGGCTCGATGCCGACGCGGCGCTCTGGTACCGCAAGGGCGTCAGGGGTGGTGTCTGGTTTGCCCGATGGCGCAATCACGGGCCGGGTGCGAACTACAAGCAGAAGCCGATCGGGCCAGCCAATGACCTCAACGACAAGCCGACGGACGGCCTGTTTACTTTCCTGCAGGCTGAGAAACGGGCGCGCGATATCATTGCCGAGGCTCGCCAGGCTATCACCGCGGAAGCGGACGGGCCGGCGCCGACGGTGCGCTCTGCCGTCAAGAGCTACGTCGCCGAACGCGACGACCGCGCCAGCCGCCGCAAGGGCCTAGCGGTCCGTTCTGATGCCGCTCAGCGCCTGGGGCGCTACGTGCTCGGCCATACCAAGCGCGGCAAGCGGAAGGCCATTCCGGCGGCGCCGTTGGCGGACGCGGCGCTGCATGCCCTGACAGAGACGGACCTCAAGAAATGGCGCGCCAGTCTGCCAGCACAACTCAAGGCCACGACGCGCCAGCGGCTCATCAACGACGTGAAAGCCGCCCTCAACAGCGGCTATGAGGCGCACCGTGCGACCATGCCGGCATCGCTACCTACCATCATTAAGCATGGCCTCAAGGCCGAAAAGATCGACGATGACGAGGCGGTGCCACTGGCACGCGAAAACCAGATACTCACCGATGCCCAGGTCAGCGCCCTGATTGGTGCTGCTCGCGCGGTCGATGCGGAACAAGGCTGGGACGACGACTTGTTCAGGATCATCCTCGTGCTCGCAGCGACCGGCGCTCGCTTCTCGCAGATCGCGCGCATGAAGGTCGGCGACGTCCAGAGAGCGCATGGCCGATTGATGGTCCCGGTATCGCGCAAAGGGAAAGGAAAGTCAGGCCAGATTGCCGTGCAGGTGGGCCGAGATGTGCTCGACGAACTCCAGCGTGTTGTGACTGGCCGCAAGCCGGACACGCGCTTGCTGGAGCGCTGGAGGTTTGAGCAGCGGCCGGGTGGGATCGAATGGCATCGAGCCGACCGCGGTCCCTGGCTGAGTTCGAGCGAGCTTGTTCGGCCTTGGGGCGAAATCCGACAGCGCGCCGGGCTGCCCAGTGCAATCCCCTACGCATTGCGTCATTCATCGATCGTTCGAGGGATCCGGGCGAACCTCCCGATCCGCTTGGTCGCCGCATTGCACGACACGTCGGTTCCGATGATCGAACGTCATTATTCAAAATGGATTGTGGACGGTCTCGAGGAGCTGGCGGCAAAGGCAATCGTGCCGCTCGTGCCGCAGGACAGTGGGGGGAAAGTGATTATCCTGAAGAGCGGCATGTAA
- a CDS encoding SRPBCC domain-containing protein, translating to MRRERAAERRDLALTATPTGTRLRMEQSGFAPDQPAYFYGARMGWPQFMAKLEQLLTGLD from the coding sequence ATGAGACGGGAAAGGGCTGCGGAGCGTCGTGACCTGGCCCTCACCGCCACGCCCACCGGCACGCGCCTGCGCATGGAGCAGTCGGGCTTCGCGCCGGACCAGCCGGCCTACTTCTATGGCGCTCGAATGGGTTGGCCGCAATTCATGGCGAAGCTCGAACAGCTTCTCACAGGGCTCGATTGA
- a CDS encoding helix-turn-helix domain-containing protein, with translation MSQDEVPTKRRLAHSFESAAEASGVGRSSLYKYAKAGQLKVRKAGRRSIILDDDLREMLANLPRWEVKC, from the coding sequence ATGTCTCAAGATGAAGTGCCGACGAAACGCCGACTCGCGCATTCGTTTGAGTCTGCGGCGGAAGCATCCGGCGTGGGTCGATCCTCGCTTTACAAGTACGCCAAGGCCGGCCAGCTCAAAGTCCGCAAGGCGGGTCGCCGCTCGATAATCCTAGATGACGATTTGCGCGAAATGCTCGCGAACCTTCCCCGCTGGGAAGTCAAGTGTTGA
- a CDS encoding DJ-1/PfpI family protein, whose product MEALMERKRVGIVIYEEVEVLDFCGPFEVFSVTRMSEERRRDEPSPFLPLLIAERSNPVNATGGMQVLPHHSMSDCPPLDILVVPGGWGYRHHMKNVALHQWLRSRAAQAETVTAVCTGSLLLSSAGLLDGLRATTHWRFLDTMRDSFPEISVQYDKHFVRDGRVFTSAGISAGIDMSLKVVEQYFGEAIARATARHMEYPYPDTDSRRIQL is encoded by the coding sequence ATGGAGGCTCTCATGGAGAGAAAGCGTGTGGGGATCGTTATATACGAGGAGGTTGAGGTCCTCGATTTCTGCGGGCCATTCGAGGTTTTCTCAGTAACTCGCATGAGCGAGGAGAGACGTCGCGACGAGCCGTCGCCGTTTCTCCCTCTTCTGATCGCGGAACGCTCAAACCCGGTCAATGCAACCGGTGGCATGCAAGTGCTCCCGCATCATTCGATGTCCGACTGCCCGCCTTTGGATATCCTCGTCGTTCCGGGCGGCTGGGGCTACCGCCACCACATGAAGAACGTTGCGCTCCATCAGTGGCTCCGCTCGCGCGCCGCTCAGGCGGAAACAGTGACGGCCGTTTGTACGGGCTCGCTCCTGCTGAGTTCTGCTGGGCTCTTAGACGGCCTGCGAGCAACCACTCATTGGCGCTTTCTGGATACGATGCGCGACTCCTTCCCTGAGATAAGCGTCCAGTACGACAAGCACTTCGTGCGGGACGGCCGCGTGTTCACCTCGGCAGGCATCTCGGCGGGGATTGATATGTCGCTCAAGGTGGTTGAGCAGTACTTCGGCGAGGCGATCGCCCGTGCTACCGCGCGCCACATGGAGTACCCATACCCCGACACAGATAGCCGACGGATACAGCTGTAG
- a CDS encoding L,D-transpeptidase, whose protein sequence is MTRSIHIEQVSAKRLSRRAFFAGAAATILAVPARADDADDPYPLPPFDYKRLPPDFRRAVVAYNGRHWPGTIIIDTSSRQLYIVLENKTAIRYGCAVGRDGFRWAGLADVGRKVMWPRWTPPKDMIARSPEKAKWANGMPGGPDNPLGARALYLFQNGNDTLYRIHGTTEPLSIGKNASSGCIRMVNQDVVDLYRRVPVGSRVIVMAEGV, encoded by the coding sequence ATGACTAGATCGATCCACATTGAGCAAGTGTCTGCCAAGAGATTGTCGCGGAGGGCCTTCTTCGCCGGTGCTGCAGCAACTATCCTCGCGGTGCCGGCACGGGCTGACGATGCCGACGATCCCTATCCTTTGCCGCCGTTCGACTACAAGAGGCTTCCGCCGGATTTTCGTCGCGCGGTTGTCGCCTACAATGGGCGGCATTGGCCAGGGACTATCATTATCGATACCTCGTCTCGGCAACTCTATATCGTGCTCGAGAACAAAACGGCGATCCGCTACGGCTGCGCGGTGGGCCGGGACGGCTTCAGGTGGGCGGGTCTGGCCGATGTCGGACGCAAGGTTATGTGGCCGCGCTGGACGCCGCCCAAGGACATGATCGCGCGTAGCCCCGAAAAAGCAAAATGGGCGAACGGCATGCCGGGCGGTCCCGACAATCCGCTGGGCGCCAGAGCCCTCTACCTATTCCAAAACGGCAACGACACGCTCTATCGCATACACGGCACAACGGAGCCACTTTCCATCGGAAAGAATGCCTCGTCGGGCTGCATCCGCATGGTCAATCAGGATGTCGTTGATCTTTATCGTCGGGTCCCTGTGGGAAGTCGGGTGATTGTCATGGCGGAGGGAGTGTAG
- a CDS encoding adenylate/guanylate cyclase domain-containing protein — translation MAEERAQRRLAAILAADIVGYSRLIGADEEGTLAALKAHRRELTDPKVEQHHGRIVKTTGDGVLIEFASVVDAVRCAVDVLRGMAERNVGVPPDKRIEFRIGINVGDIVIDGDDILGDGVNIAARLEGLAEPGGVLVSRAVRDQVRDRLELAFEDLGERELKNIARPVRVLSGPGSGGVDDGACPE, via the coding sequence ATGGCCGAAGAACGCGCCCAGCGCCGCCTCGCTGCTATCCTCGCCGCCGACATAGTCGGCTACTCGCGCCTCATAGGCGCGGACGAGGAGGGTACGCTCGCAGCACTAAAGGCACACCGTCGCGAACTCACTGATCCCAAAGTTGAGCAGCACCACGGACGAATCGTCAAGACCACCGGTGACGGCGTACTGATCGAGTTTGCGAGCGTGGTGGATGCCGTACGTTGCGCGGTCGATGTGCTGCGTGGCATGGCGGAACGCAATGTCGGGGTGCCACCCGACAAGCGGATCGAATTTCGCATCGGCATCAACGTGGGGGACATCGTCATCGATGGTGACGACATCCTCGGCGACGGCGTCAACATCGCGGCGCGGCTAGAAGGGCTCGCTGAACCTGGCGGTGTACTCGTATCGCGCGCGGTCCGCGACCAGGTGCGAGACCGTCTCGAGCTTGCCTTCGAGGATCTGGGTGAGCGCGAACTAAAGAACATTGCGCGACCCGTGCGAGTTCTATCGGGTCCAGGTTCCGGTGGAGTCGATGACGGCGCATGCCCGGAGTGA
- a CDS encoding sensor histidine kinase, with protein sequence MWFRYSPEAATAESNQKVVRRIPMPARRREDPKVIGLPAAHATFPANDENISSMPRDFFTRPPGTYPSRRFRRHQINSKRFHESIRQGAFEEVCGVTEANDKSDQVEELLTTPDLAGALESEQFRRFLDQIPIAIIVAEMVSQERIIYANPEFEKLTGQTSAAIQGKSWSVLHGEGIGEKPGLKLSYALANESEYVGTFRIERAESEPSLVDAYSNVIVDDNGTPAFRLAALVDVTAHDQPQREELEKQLRDKDMLLREIQHRVKNNLQMITALIRLEARNASGRLDSRPFDRLAGRIESLQLLYKSLSEGDQSQEIDLGTYLSQIASSVMHTHAVEGIRLDLKVDAYPVSVNVAMPTGLVVNELLTNSLKHAFKGRDGGTITLNCLTDEIGCRVIVADDGVGLPDGKNWPERGKLGALIVQSLRENAKAHIEVASTPQKGTRVTVVFTRAAAAPETMS encoded by the coding sequence TTGTGGTTCAGGTATTCACCAGAAGCTGCCACCGCTGAGAGCAATCAAAAAGTGGTCCGGCGAATTCCCATGCCAGCAAGGCGACGAGAGGACCCCAAGGTGATAGGACTGCCGGCCGCCCACGCGACTTTTCCGGCAAATGATGAGAATATATCTTCAATGCCGCGTGATTTTTTCACACGCCCGCCAGGAACGTACCCGAGCCGACGCTTTCGCCGACATCAAATTAACAGTAAAAGGTTCCATGAGAGCATTCGTCAGGGTGCGTTTGAAGAGGTCTGCGGCGTGACTGAAGCAAATGACAAGAGCGATCAGGTTGAAGAGTTGCTGACGACGCCGGATTTGGCCGGTGCTCTCGAAAGCGAACAGTTCAGGCGATTTCTCGACCAAATCCCTATCGCAATCATCGTTGCGGAAATGGTATCCCAGGAGCGCATTATCTATGCTAATCCGGAGTTCGAGAAACTAACCGGACAAACCAGCGCCGCCATTCAGGGTAAATCATGGTCGGTCCTTCACGGAGAAGGAATTGGTGAGAAGCCTGGCTTGAAGCTCAGTTACGCCCTTGCGAATGAAAGCGAATATGTGGGTACCTTCCGTATTGAGCGTGCTGAGAGTGAACCGTCATTGGTCGATGCTTATTCCAACGTAATCGTCGATGACAATGGAACGCCGGCTTTCAGGCTTGCCGCGCTGGTCGATGTAACTGCCCACGACCAGCCCCAACGGGAGGAGCTTGAAAAACAACTTCGTGACAAGGATATGCTTCTTCGAGAAATTCAGCATCGCGTCAAAAATAACCTTCAGATGATAACTGCTTTGATCCGGCTTGAGGCTCGCAACGCATCTGGCAGGCTGGACAGTAGGCCTTTCGACCGGCTCGCAGGACGCATTGAATCTCTGCAACTTCTATACAAATCCCTCTCGGAGGGTGATCAGAGCCAAGAAATCGACCTTGGCACCTATCTAAGTCAAATCGCCTCGAGCGTGATGCATACGCACGCCGTTGAAGGTATCCGTCTTGACCTGAAAGTCGATGCGTATCCAGTCTCAGTCAACGTAGCGATGCCTACCGGTCTCGTCGTCAATGAGTTGCTGACAAATTCCCTGAAGCATGCATTCAAAGGGCGTGACGGCGGCACCATCACCCTAAACTGCCTGACCGACGAGATCGGATGCCGTGTGATTGTAGCCGACGACGGCGTCGGACTTCCCGATGGTAAGAACTGGCCAGAGAGAGGCAAGCTCGGGGCACTTATTGTCCAGTCGCTGCGTGAAAATGCCAAAGCTCACATCGAAGTCGCTTCGACCCCACAAAAAGGAACGCGGGTGACAGTCGTTTTCACCCGCGCCGCAGCGGCGCCGGAAACGATGAGCTAG
- a CDS encoding adenylate/guanylate cyclase domain-containing protein, producing the protein MAEQRKLAAILAADVVGFSRLTGADEDRTLARLRALRSDLIDPTIAVHKGRVFKRTGDGAIVEFRSVVDAVRCAIEVQNAMIERNAGVPTERRIEFRIGIHVGDVVEESDGDLMGDGVNIAARLQGVAAPGAICLSEDAYRQVKARLDLLVSDLGETKLKNIADPMRVYSLRVGAEAKAKPEPGAPIATSEMRDKPSIAVLPFQNMSGDPEQGYFADGISEDIITALSKLPQLFVIARNSSFTFKGRNVNVQEVGRSLGVRYVLEGSVRKSNNRVRITGQLIDATTGGHLWAERFDRELTDIFTVQDDVTQHIVGALALNLTESDKQRLTTEHTDNLEAYDSFLRGREQVWLLTKGANAQGQKLLRRTIELDPTFAPAYAFLACAHNLDYVNRWSPVPSESLEQADKAATRAVSLDDQYPYAHWARAIAYLYMRRHDLAIQEAKRTISLDPNLAFGHEVLGTSLHFSGRSVEAIACFDRAMALDPYFPDVWLHFYAQAVFQLRRYDEAVGILKRRIDRNPHTDASRVLLAASYGHLGRFDEARAEWQEVYRINPDYSLEHRRDVLPYKNPDDFELIIEGLRKAGIQQ; encoded by the coding sequence ATGGCCGAACAGAGGAAACTCGCGGCTATCCTGGCGGCAGATGTGGTTGGGTTCAGCCGGCTCACCGGTGCGGATGAAGATCGCACTTTGGCGCGGTTGCGGGCGCTGCGCAGCGATCTGATCGATCCAACCATAGCAGTCCATAAGGGTCGGGTGTTCAAGCGCACCGGCGATGGAGCCATCGTCGAGTTCCGCAGTGTAGTGGATGCTGTGCGCTGTGCTATCGAGGTGCAGAATGCAATGATCGAGCGCAATGCCGGCGTGCCGACGGAGCGGCGCATCGAGTTCCGAATTGGCATCCATGTTGGCGACGTGGTCGAGGAGAGTGACGGCGATTTGATGGGAGATGGCGTCAATATCGCCGCGAGACTACAAGGGGTGGCCGCACCCGGCGCCATTTGTCTGTCGGAGGACGCCTATCGTCAGGTGAAAGCCAGGCTGGATCTCTTGGTCAGCGATCTTGGCGAGACGAAACTGAAGAACATTGCCGATCCGATGCGAGTTTACTCGCTGCGGGTTGGTGCCGAGGCAAAGGCGAAGCCGGAGCCGGGCGCGCCCATAGCAACTTCGGAAATGCGCGACAAGCCGTCTATCGCGGTCTTGCCCTTTCAGAATATGAGCGGTGATCCCGAACAGGGCTATTTCGCCGATGGAATCTCCGAAGATATTATTACGGCCCTCTCAAAGCTGCCGCAACTTTTCGTGATCGCGCGCAATTCATCCTTCACCTTCAAGGGCAGGAACGTGAACGTACAAGAGGTGGGCAGGAGCCTGGGCGTACGCTATGTGCTGGAGGGCAGTGTCAGGAAGTCCAACAACCGGGTACGTATCACCGGGCAGCTGATCGATGCGACGACTGGCGGACATCTGTGGGCGGAGCGTTTCGATCGCGAACTGACCGATATCTTCACCGTGCAGGACGACGTGACGCAGCACATTGTCGGCGCACTCGCACTCAATCTGACGGAAAGTGACAAGCAGCGGCTGACGACTGAGCATACCGACAACCTTGAAGCCTATGACAGTTTCCTGCGCGGCCGAGAGCAAGTGTGGCTGCTCACAAAGGGGGCAAACGCCCAGGGGCAGAAATTGTTACGGCGCACTATTGAACTGGATCCGACATTCGCCCCTGCATATGCCTTCCTCGCTTGCGCGCACAATCTCGACTACGTGAACCGCTGGAGCCCGGTACCGTCGGAATCGCTGGAACAGGCGGATAAGGCAGCAACACGGGCGGTTTCGCTAGACGATCAATATCCGTACGCGCACTGGGCGAGAGCCATCGCCTATCTTTATATGCGACGACACGATTTGGCTATCCAGGAAGCTAAACGCACGATCTCCCTCGATCCAAATCTTGCCTTCGGCCATGAAGTGCTCGGTACTTCCCTGCACTTTTCGGGCAGGTCCGTGGAAGCAATTGCATGTTTCGACCGAGCAATGGCCTTAGACCCTTATTTTCCGGACGTATGGCTCCATTTCTACGCTCAAGCGGTGTTCCAACTTCGCCGGTATGACGAAGCTGTCGGGATCCTCAAGCGGCGAATTGACCGCAATCCTCACACCGATGCCTCCCGCGTGCTGCTGGCGGCGAGCTATGGTCATCTGGGCCGCTTCGACGAGGCACGTGCCGAATGGCAGGAAGTGTACCGTATCAATCCCGACTATTCCCTGGAACACCGCCGCGATGTGCTGCCATACAAGAATCCCGACGATTTCGAACTGATCATCGAAGGGCTGCGCAAGGCCGGCATCCAACAGTGA
- a CDS encoding Rap1a/Tai family immunity protein, translating to MPWVSTVAAFGVLACLTLALPAAAKSMWNTDKLYTECSRSSARCASYLAAVVDTANEAAVIATQKLVICLPPRAKVEKLRKVVLKELEVQPQARASSAASVALRALKRKWPCAKQ from the coding sequence ATGCCGTGGGTTAGTACAGTCGCCGCTTTTGGGGTGCTTGCGTGTCTGACGCTGGCACTACCCGCTGCAGCAAAAAGCATGTGGAACACTGACAAGCTTTATACCGAGTGCAGTCGGTCAAGCGCTCGCTGTGCGTCCTATCTTGCCGCAGTTGTTGATACAGCAAATGAGGCGGCGGTGATTGCCACACAAAAATTGGTGATCTGCCTCCCTCCCAGAGCAAAGGTGGAGAAGCTCCGAAAAGTTGTCTTGAAGGAGTTGGAGGTACAACCACAAGCTCGCGCAAGCTCGGCTGCTTCCGTTGCTTTGAGGGCTCTCAAGAGAAAGTGGCCGTGCGCCAAGCAATAG
- a CDS encoding L,D-transpeptidase: MTRSIHIEQVSAKRLSRRAFFAGAAATMLAVPARADDADDPYPLPPFDYKRLPPDFRREVVAYNGRHWPGTIIIDTSSRQLYIVLENKTAIRYGCAVGRDGFRWAGLADVGRKVMWPRWTPPKDMIARSPEKAKWANGMPGGPDNPLGARALYLFQNGNDTLYRIHGTTEPLSIGKNASSGCIRMVNQDVVDLYRRVPVGSRVIVMAEGV; the protein is encoded by the coding sequence ATGACTAGATCGATCCACATTGAGCAAGTGTCTGCCAAGAGATTGTCGCGGAGGGCCTTCTTCGCCGGTGCTGCAGCAACTATGCTCGCGGTGCCGGCACGGGCTGACGATGCCGACGATCCCTATCCTTTGCCGCCGTTCGACTACAAGAGGCTTCCGCCGGATTTTCGTCGCGAGGTTGTCGCCTACAATGGGCGGCATTGGCCAGGGACTATCATTATCGACACCTCGTCTCGGCAACTCTATATCGTGCTCGAGAACAAAACGGCGATCCGCTACGGCTGCGCGGTGGGCCGGGACGGCTTCAGGTGGGCGGGTCTGGCCGATGTAGGACGCAAGGTTATGTGGCCGCGCTGGACGCCGCCCAAGGACATGATCGCGCGTAGCCCCGAAAAAGCAAAATGGGCGAACGGCATGCCGGGCGGTCCCGACAATCCGCTGGGCGCCAGAGCCCTCTACCTATTCCAAAACGGCAACGACACGCTCTATCGCATACACGGCACAACGGAGCCACTTTCCATCGGAAAGAATGCCTCGTCGGGCTGCATCCGCATGGTCAATCAGGATGTCGTTGATCTTTATCGTCGGGTCCCTGTGGGAAGTCGGGTGATTGTCATGGCGGAGGGAGTGTAG
- a CDS encoding recombinase family protein, with protein sequence MICTVDTRSPAGEATFKMMGVFAELERAMIHERVTAALARGKAEDKTLG encoded by the coding sequence ATAATCTGCACAGTCGACACGCGGTCCCCGGCTGGCGAGGCCACGTTCAAAATGATGGGCGTCTTCGCAGAGCTCGAACGGGCCATGATCCACGAGCGAGTGACCGCGGCGCTCGCGAGAGGGAAGGCCGAAGACAAGACGCTAGGCTAG
- a CDS encoding YidB family protein, which translates to MPKLEPFGREFVHHYYEKWERIMARGMPSLAALLGLVAIAGYQNRDKIGEFVRGLGTSDPNSPLGGILDSARKSLGGSATGTDLNSGLGQLVDRFRQNGQGATADSWVESGPNKPIRDTEMERALGPDLIDSLVKQTGLSRADLLSRLASVLPHVVDRMTPEGRLPQ; encoded by the coding sequence ATGCCTAAGTTGGAACCCTTTGGACGCGAATTTGTTCACCACTACTACGAAAAATGGGAGAGGATAATGGCTAGAGGAATGCCGTCGCTTGCCGCTCTTTTGGGGCTGGTAGCTATAGCGGGATACCAAAATCGCGACAAAATTGGAGAATTTGTAAGAGGGCTCGGAACGTCTGACCCCAACAGCCCCCTCGGCGGAATTCTGGATAGCGCACGAAAATCTCTTGGTGGCAGCGCGACAGGCACCGACTTGAATAGTGGGCTTGGTCAGCTCGTTGACCGCTTCCGGCAAAACGGCCAGGGTGCGACTGCAGATTCATGGGTAGAATCTGGACCCAACAAACCAATCAGGGATACGGAAATGGAACGCGCGTTAGGGCCAGACCTCATTGACAGTCTCGTCAAACAGACTGGCTTGAGCCGCGCGGATTTGCTTTCGCGCTTGGCCTCAGTGCTTCCGCATGTCGTGGACAGGATGACGCCTGAAGGGCGTTTACCGCAATGA
- a CDS encoding tetratricopeptide repeat protein codes for MTAHARSEGLPLPDKPSIAVLPFTNMSGDPEQQYFADGITEDIITELSRARGLFVTARNSSFSYRDKAVDVRRIAHELSVRYVVEGSVRRMAGRIRITAQLIDAVSGNHVWSERFDRSIDDLFAIQDELIQTIVATITGRLEDAEIWNSSRKRTGSLSAYDCLLRGIEQLRAYGPEVNRRARELFEQAVALDPQYALAHAYLALSLVIESGYFSAPDAIKQRALESAVTAVGLDPRESRCHIFLGQIHRFRSEYDLAISHLERGLALNPNDATGMIHLASVLGVSGRAEEGLEIIHRAIKLDPFLRFYWGALAICLYTLRRYEEALAAHQKRLESDKSPWWLAKEAACLAQLGRLEEAHALAAEVLRRKPSFSVRVEMPHYKYPGDAENLRQGLLMAGLPE; via the coding sequence ATGACGGCGCATGCCCGGAGTGAGGGCCTGCCGCTACCAGACAAACCATCCATCGCTGTGCTCCCCTTCACCAATATGAGTGGCGATCCCGAGCAACAGTATTTCGCCGACGGCATCACCGAGGACATCATAACCGAGCTATCCCGCGCGAGGGGCCTTTTCGTGACTGCCCGGAACTCCTCGTTTTCATACCGTGACAAGGCGGTGGATGTCCGGCGCATCGCGCATGAACTCAGTGTGCGCTACGTAGTCGAGGGTAGCGTCCGCAGGATGGCGGGTCGAATTCGCATCACGGCGCAATTGATCGATGCCGTGTCGGGCAATCATGTTTGGAGCGAGCGCTTCGATCGCAGCATTGATGACCTTTTCGCCATTCAAGATGAGCTTATTCAAACCATTGTCGCCACTATTACAGGACGGTTAGAGGATGCCGAGATATGGAATTCGTCGCGCAAACGGACAGGCAGCTTGTCGGCCTATGACTGCCTCTTACGCGGCATTGAGCAGTTGCGCGCTTATGGCCCAGAGGTAAACCGCCGCGCACGCGAATTATTCGAGCAAGCCGTCGCGCTGGATCCACAATATGCTCTTGCACACGCATATCTTGCATTATCCCTGGTGATCGAGAGTGGGTACTTCAGCGCACCCGACGCAATCAAGCAACGTGCGCTGGAATCGGCGGTGACCGCTGTCGGGCTGGATCCGCGCGAAAGCCGATGCCACATTTTTCTCGGACAAATCCACCGTTTTCGGAGTGAATACGATCTGGCGATCTCGCACCTTGAGCGTGGCTTGGCGCTCAACCCTAACGACGCCACGGGAATGATCCATTTGGCATCAGTACTTGGCGTTTCCGGCCGCGCTGAAGAGGGCCTTGAGATTATCCATCGGGCGATCAAGCTCGATCCATTTTTGCGCTTTTATTGGGGCGCCCTTGCCATCTGCCTGTACACCCTGAGACGCTACGAAGAGGCACTGGCTGCACATCAAAAGAGGCTCGAGAGCGACAAATCTCCCTGGTGGCTGGCCAAGGAAGCGGCCTGCCTGGCACAACTCGGACGTCTCGAGGAAGCGCATGCACTGGCAGCCGAGGTGTTGCGACGCAAACCGAGCTTCAGTGTGCGGGTAGAGATGCCGCACTACAAGTATCCTGGTGATGCAGAGAACTTACGCCAGGGTTTGCTAATGGCCGGGTTGCCGGAGTGA
- a CDS encoding alcohol dehydrogenase catalytic domain-containing protein: MPFAIASISRTEIFFMYDFGLIYHKGFDATVIVNTLLCRPSVDSLRSPSVQGRLPLAGDRSPYIDESLATHGRTIRSKAGGPFELVKRDIPKPVSRQVRVKVQAWGVCHSDMLVKLSAFPGITYPRVPGHEVVGIIDAVGADVHEWKRGQRVGVGC; this comes from the coding sequence ATGCCCTTTGCGATAGCTTCGATATCGCGGACCGAGATCTTCTTCATGTACGATTTTGGCTTGATTTACCACAAAGGTTTCGACGCGACGGTTATTGTGAACACTCTCCTATGCCGACCTTCGGTTGACTCTCTGCGATCGCCATCGGTCCAAGGACGGCTTCCCTTGGCCGGGGATCGATCGCCTTATATCGACGAATCTCTTGCGACGCACGGCCGGACCATACGTTCCAAGGCCGGAGGACCGTTCGAACTGGTGAAGCGCGATATTCCTAAGCCCGTGTCGCGACAGGTTCGCGTCAAGGTTCAGGCTTGGGGAGTATGCCACAGCGACATGCTCGTGAAGCTCAGTGCTTTTCCCGGCATCACATATCCCCGAGTGCCCGGCCATGAGGTTGTCGGCATCATCGATGCAGTCGGCGCTGACGTGCACGAGTGGAAAAGGGGACAGCGAGTTGGTGTGGGCTGTTAG
- a CDS encoding GlsB/YeaQ/YmgE family stress response membrane protein gives MSFIWTIIIGLLAGVVAKFLMRGPNEPSGFILTTILGIVGAFVASYLGQVLGFYGPGEGAGFVGAVIGAVIVLAVWAMITRKRAA, from the coding sequence ATGAGCTTTATCTGGACAATCATCATCGGACTCCTTGCAGGGGTAGTTGCCAAGTTCCTGATGCGTGGCCCCAATGAACCGTCCGGGTTTATTCTGACGACAATCCTGGGCATTGTGGGGGCGTTTGTTGCCAGCTATCTCGGCCAGGTCTTGGGATTTTACGGCCCGGGCGAAGGCGCCGGTTTTGTTGGAGCGGTCATTGGAGCTGTAATCGTGCTCGCTGTCTGGGCGATGATTACGAGGAAGAGGGCGGCCTGA